One window of Phycodurus eques isolate BA_2022a chromosome 17, UOR_Pequ_1.1, whole genome shotgun sequence genomic DNA carries:
- the fam222ba gene encoding LOW QUALITY PROTEIN: protein FAM222B (The sequence of the model RefSeq protein was modified relative to this genomic sequence to represent the inferred CDS: deleted 2 bases in 2 codons), translating into MLACLPGPGDLPLQHLPHTQMNTGLQKWDTTQRMRSTPFPSPAELDAYAKKVANNPLTIKIFPNSVKVPQRNHVRRTVNGLDTSGQRYSPYPSSQANAKTGLLAIVKVPTVKGILKDFAGSRARLHPEVIMNHLSGGPYQVASTSTLNHHHLTLPNLPQPQQSLALQSQDAPQTIQMPLARQQSLRHPLPMAQHSQGPTRLQTVSQHPSLGHPHVPSAVLLQQQQQQQQQQPPPPPGLQASRKLPDGDAPPNVTVSTSTIPLPMATGLHQGRQPDLSTIMHQINQFCQARAQGAGSASVCEGQIANPSPISRNLLISACSRVSMHNNPAAGFPQHNCMIGPREKATIPMGARPLPSVTMNHLPSNHTDLKQHQHPQQQLQLQPNTQQQKMRSWNQHQLSHVPPIQNSCKQPSREAAFHFKGMGYPADMCAGQPYMLKPPLDRPTPSPPVNHNGMTGPVAHYPNGHYFQSHVWNSSILPTPNSDSSGSQDVAMPFHGAGPGGCAAIECGPPGAPHYRLPASSSTSSTQTNLMQTTDYMGGDFQTPYFRDHNLGLMGKMHRPPVSRVGPEVGDGRSALLQHPGYR; encoded by the exons GGGACACCACACAAAGGATGAGATCCACTCCGTTCCCAAGCCCTGCAGAATTGGATGCCTATGCTAAGAAAGTTGCCAACAATCCGCTCACCATCAAAATCTTCCCCAACAGTGTCAAAGTCCCGCAGCGGAATCACGTCCGGCGTACCGTCAACGGGCTGGACACATCGGGCCAGCGCTACAGTCCTTACCCTTCCTCTCAGGCCAACGCCAAGACTGGCCTCCTCGCCATCGTCAAGGTGCCCACCGTCAAAGGCATCCTCAAAGACTTCGCCGGCAGCCGGGCTCGCTTGCACCCCGAAGTCATCATGAACCACCTGAGCGGCGGACCTTACCAAGTGGCTTCGACCAGCACTTTAAACCACCACCACCTGACTCTGCCAAACCTTCCCCAACCTCAGCAGAGCCTAGCCCTGCAATCCCAGGACGCACCTCAGACTATCCAGATGCCACTCGCTCGGCAACAAAGCCTCAGACATCCTCTCCCCATGGCCCAGCACTCTCAGGGCCCAACCAGACTGCAGACTGTCTCTCAGCACCCATCCCTCGGCCACCCGCACGTCCCCTCTGCTGTCCTacttcagcagcagcagcagcagcagcagcagcagccgccgccgccgcca ggCCTGCAGGCGAGCCGAAAGCTGCCAGATGGCGACGCACCACCTAACGTGACCGTCTCTACCTCAACCATTCCCCTCCCTATGGCCACGGGGCTGCACCAGGGCCGCCAGCCAGACCTGAGCACCATCATGCACCAGATCAACCAGTTCTGCCAAGCTCGGGCCCAAGGC GCCGGGTCGGCGTCCGTGTGCGAGGGCCAGATCGCCAACCCCAGCCCCATCAGTCGCAACCTGCTTATCAGCGCTTGCTCCAGGGTGTCCATGCACAACAACCCCGCCGCCGGCTTCCCCCAGCACAACTGCATGATCGGCCCTCGAGAGAAAGCAACTATCCCGATGGGGGCCCGCCCTTTACCCAGTGTGACCATGAACCACTTGCCTTCCAACCACACAGATCTCAAGCAGCATCAGCACCCCCAGCAGCAGCTGCAGTTGCAAcccaacacacaacaacaaaagatgcGCTCTTGGAATCAGCATCAGTTGAGCCATGTGCCCCCTATTCAGAACAGTTGTAAGCAGCCTAGCAGGGAAGCCGCCTTCCACTTCAAGGGGATGGGCTACCCTGCCGACATGTGCGCGGGTCAGCCGTACATGCTGAAACCTCCTCTCGATAGGCCAACCCCCTCTCCGCCCGTCAACCACAACGGCATGACGGGCCCCGTGGCCCACTACCCGAACGGTCACTACTTTCAATCCCACGTTTGGAACAGCAGCATCCTCCCTACACCCAACAGCGACAGCTCCGGCTCTCAGGACGTAGCCATGCCATTCCACGGAGCGGGCCCGGGGGGGTGCGCCGCAATCGAATGCGGGCCCCCGGGGGCTCCCCATTACAGGCTACCGGCGagctcctccacctcctctacCCAGACTAATCTGATGCAAACCACAGATTACATGGGCGGGGACTTCCAGACGCCCTACTTCCGCGATCACAATCTGGGGTTAATGGGCAAGATGCACAGGCCCCCTGTGAGCAGGGTGGGGCCGGAGGTCGGGGATGGTAGAAGCGCTCTCCTCCAGCATCCAGGGTACAGATAA